In the Theobroma cacao cultivar B97-61/B2 chromosome 1, Criollo_cocoa_genome_V2, whole genome shotgun sequence genome, one interval contains:
- the LOC18613894 gene encoding 60S acidic ribosomal protein P1 isoform X2 produces the protein MSISELACSYAAMILIDDDISVTADKIAAIIKAANLSVESYWPNLFAKLAEKRNLEDLIANVGAGGGGAAVSVAPPAAGGGGGGAAAPPPAEEKKKEEPEEESDDDMGFSLFD, from the exons ATGTCGATTTCGGAACTTGCTTGCTCTTACGCTGCTATGATTCTTATTGATGATGACATCTCGGTCACC GCTGACAAGATTGCAGCAATAATTAAAGCTGCAAATTTGTCGGTTGAATCTTATTGGCCAAACTTGTTTGCCAAGCTTGCTGAGAAGCGCAACCTTGAGGATCTCATAGCCAATGTGGGAGCTGGTGGTGGTGGTGCTGCAGTTTCTGTAGCTCCACCCGCTGCTGGTGGTGGCGGAGGTGGTGCTGCTGCTCCACCTCCTGCtgaggaaaagaagaag GAGGAACCAGAAGAAGAGAGTGATGATGATATGGGATTCAGTTTGTTTGATTAG
- the LOC18613894 gene encoding 60S acidic ribosomal protein P1 isoform X1, with the protein MHYRFLTTEAEFEIRASLSNGPQKSREPNSHFFFKTLFHKAEGKTLEILASERRCTACCEPSVSYFFSQFETMSISELACSYAAMILIDDDISVTADKIAAIIKAANLSVESYWPNLFAKLAEKRNLEDLIANVGAGGGGAAVSVAPPAAGGGGGGAAAPPPAEEKKKEEPEEESDDDMGFSLFD; encoded by the exons ATGCATTATCGTTTTCTAACAACTGAGGCTGAATTTGAAATACGGGCCAGTTTGTCCAATGGGCCTCAGAAATCCAGGGAGCCCAATtctcactttttctttaaaacccttTTTCACAAAGCCGAAGGGAAAACCCTAGAAATCCTTGCTTCAGAGCGGCGCTGCACAGCTTGCTGTGAACCATCAGTCTCGTATTTCTTCTCTCAG TTTGAAACGATGTCGATTTCGGAACTTGCTTGCTCTTACGCTGCTATGATTCTTATTGATGATGACATCTCGGTCACC GCTGACAAGATTGCAGCAATAATTAAAGCTGCAAATTTGTCGGTTGAATCTTATTGGCCAAACTTGTTTGCCAAGCTTGCTGAGAAGCGCAACCTTGAGGATCTCATAGCCAATGTGGGAGCTGGTGGTGGTGGTGCTGCAGTTTCTGTAGCTCCACCCGCTGCTGGTGGTGGCGGAGGTGGTGCTGCTGCTCCACCTCCTGCtgaggaaaagaagaag GAGGAACCAGAAGAAGAGAGTGATGATGATATGGGATTCAGTTTGTTTGATTAG
- the LOC18613896 gene encoding RNA-binding protein 38 isoform X2: MSQQRQFQMVGGNNPGQYNDTTFTKIFVGGLAWETQRDTMRRYFDQFGEILEAVVITDKNTGRSKGYGFVTFKDPEAAMRACQNPSPIIDGRRANCNLASLGAQKTRPPTPQHGAGRFRPAPGLMAPPAYHGSSSTYVQQPTGQYSIPYSAYGYTGYSQDSIYPLNYYSLYGGQQFSPYYATGASVTPGMFHNFYPFYAQYAQNSQAHGFGVQYPQMVQYPYLPQQYSSTGILSLPSSMPMAATTAGIAATNTAATTSSTVTIKTTPPATTAPLPPAATTTTTTITTTTGVVATGPGPSQASGTPTEKNPSS, translated from the exons ATGTCTCAACAAAGGCAATTTCAGATGGTGGGTGGTAACAATCCAGGGCAGTATAATGACACAACTTTTACGAAAATCTTTGTTGGTGGATTGGCTTGGGAAACTCAAAGAGATACCATGAGGCGTTATTTTGATCAATTTGGAGAGATTCTTGAGGCTGTGGTAATCACAGATAAGAATACTGGGAGATCCAAGGGTTATGGCTTT GTTACCTTTAAGGATCCAGAGGCAGCTATGAGAGCTTGTCAAAACCCTTCTCCTATCATTGATGGAAGGAGGGCAAATTGCAATCTTGCTTCATTGGGTGCACAGAAGACTCGTCCACCAACGCCTCAACACg GGGCAGGACGGTTCAGACCAGCACCTGGATTGATGGCACCGCCTGCTTATCATGGTTCCTCGTCAACTTATGTCCAACAACCTACTGGTCAATATTCAATTCCTTACTCAGCTTATGG GTACACTGGGTATTCACAAGACAGCATTTATCCTTTG AACTATTATAGTCTCTATGGAGGTCAACAGTTTTCACCTTACTATGCTACCGGGGCATCAGTGACACCGGGGatgtttcataatttttatccATTTTATGCTCAATATGCACAAAATAGCCAAGCTCATGGTTTTGGGGTTCAATATCCCCAAATGGTACAATATCCTTATTTGCCTCAGCAGTATAGCTCCACGGGAATCCTATCACTTCCCTCTTCAATGCCTATGGCAGCAACTACCGCAG GTATTGCAGCAACAAATACAGCAGCAACAACATCATCAACAGTCACAATAAAAACAACACCACCAGCAACAACAGCACCACTTCCACCagcagcaacaacaacaacaacaacaataacAACAACAACTGGGGTGGTGGCAACAGGCCCAGGTCCTTCACAGGCTTCAGGAACACCTACCGAAAAGAACCCATCAAGTTAA
- the LOC18613896 gene encoding RNA-binding protein 38 isoform X1, whose translation MSQQRQFQMVGGNNPGQYNDTTFTKIFVGGLAWETQRDTMRRYFDQFGEILEAVVITDKNTGRSKGYGFVTFKDPEAAMRACQNPSPIIDGRRANCNLASLGAQKTRPPTPQHGAGRFRPAPGLMAPPAYHGSSSTYVQQPTGQYSIPYSAYGYTGYSQDSIYPLNYYSLYGGQQFSPYYATGASVTPGMFHNFYPFYAQYAQNSQAHGFGVQYPQMVQYPYLPQQYSSTGILSLPSSMPMAATTAAGIAATNTAATTSSTVTIKTTPPATTAPLPPAATTTTTTITTTTGVVATGPGPSQASGTPTEKNPSS comes from the exons ATGTCTCAACAAAGGCAATTTCAGATGGTGGGTGGTAACAATCCAGGGCAGTATAATGACACAACTTTTACGAAAATCTTTGTTGGTGGATTGGCTTGGGAAACTCAAAGAGATACCATGAGGCGTTATTTTGATCAATTTGGAGAGATTCTTGAGGCTGTGGTAATCACAGATAAGAATACTGGGAGATCCAAGGGTTATGGCTTT GTTACCTTTAAGGATCCAGAGGCAGCTATGAGAGCTTGTCAAAACCCTTCTCCTATCATTGATGGAAGGAGGGCAAATTGCAATCTTGCTTCATTGGGTGCACAGAAGACTCGTCCACCAACGCCTCAACACg GGGCAGGACGGTTCAGACCAGCACCTGGATTGATGGCACCGCCTGCTTATCATGGTTCCTCGTCAACTTATGTCCAACAACCTACTGGTCAATATTCAATTCCTTACTCAGCTTATGG GTACACTGGGTATTCACAAGACAGCATTTATCCTTTG AACTATTATAGTCTCTATGGAGGTCAACAGTTTTCACCTTACTATGCTACCGGGGCATCAGTGACACCGGGGatgtttcataatttttatccATTTTATGCTCAATATGCACAAAATAGCCAAGCTCATGGTTTTGGGGTTCAATATCCCCAAATGGTACAATATCCTTATTTGCCTCAGCAGTATAGCTCCACGGGAATCCTATCACTTCCCTCTTCAATGCCTATGGCAGCAACTACCGCAG CAGGTATTGCAGCAACAAATACAGCAGCAACAACATCATCAACAGTCACAATAAAAACAACACCACCAGCAACAACAGCACCACTTCCACCagcagcaacaacaacaacaacaacaataacAACAACAACTGGGGTGGTGGCAACAGGCCCAGGTCCTTCACAGGCTTCAGGAACACCTACCGAAAAGAACCCATCAAGTTAA